The Panthera uncia isolate 11264 chromosome B3 unlocalized genomic scaffold, Puncia_PCG_1.0 HiC_scaffold_1, whole genome shotgun sequence genome segment CCGCCGCCGTCCCATGCAGCTTGCACTGACTTTCCTCGGATTGCGCGCCGCGGCCGCTGTGTCCCAGCGTCCAATCACCGCGCCGGTGCCGTCTCTGCTAGGCCCACGCCCAATCACCCAACGGGTCGAGACACGCCTCCAGCGTCGGCCCAATGAGCGGTGCCCCCGGCCTTTGAGTGCAGTCTCTTCTGTCCAGTGCGCAGGCATTTCCGGTGCTCTCGGGGCCAATTGGCGACGGCAGCTCCGGGGTACTCTTTTTGTGGCCCAGTCGCTGCGACACCCGACACCCGCCTCGTCCAGACCCCACCAATCAGCGCCTCACCCATCTTAGCGCCAAATGGCAGCCTAGCAACCCGCGGAGGGCTTTGGGCCGCGCTGCGGCCGCCCCCTGCGGCCGGGAGCGCAACGCAGCCAGGCGCCGCCGACCCTCGCGGGCGTCCCTGTGCCTCCGCGAGCCCGGCCGGCCCGCTCTCCAGGGGTTCCCGCGGGATGCGGGcggcccccttcccaccccaaacCTACACCCGGACCCCGGCCCGGTCCTCCCGGCCTCGCTGTTCTGCACCCAGGAAGTCTCCTTCCGCCGCCGCATAGGAGCGGCCGAGGACGCGGTGCCAGGGAGGGCAGCGAAGCGCTCGCCCGCGGTCCCAGAGCCCGGCGGTGCACACGGACGCCCGTGAAAGGCGCCGGGCGCGCAGCGCTGTCGCGTGTCCACGGTGCGCGTAGGAAACGCCCCACACAGCAGGTGGCGCGCGCGGGCACGCGGGGCGGCTGTAGAACCCTGCACATCGGTTAGAGCTGACGGACGGCACGGGCGAATTTTGTACGTGTGGCACGTGAATTACACCTCAGCGAAGAGGTCGGGAGGACAGAGCCACCAGCCCTCCGATCCTCGCCCTGCCCACGCCACCCTCCTACGcttcctccacctcccccccaccccccggcggGGGCCACGCCCGCAGGAAGTGCGTCGGCGGCGGGTCCGGCGCCCCAGGTACCCACCtttgccctcctccctctctcccgcgCGGCCCGCTCCTTGGCCTGTGttccatccccaccccacacaccgTCGCGGAGCCGGTCACCTGCCCCGCGGGAGGGGACACTACTGCCGGTCCCCCAGCTTCGCCGCGCCGGGTCCCGCAGGCAGGCCACTCTGCTGAGCCAGGCGTAGCGCCCTGCGGCCATCAAAATAAAGACCACACCCCTGAGCCACCCGCCCAGCCCAGTGGGTCTTCTCTCTGAGTGTGCCACCTGAAGTGCTCTCCTGCGTCCTGGTCTGGTCAGGCCCCCTCTGGCGGCAGGCCTCATCCCTTCAACTGTCCCACCTGGCTGTGGGCTACACGGGGGCagcgctgcccccccccccagcacttgGCCCAGATTTTCCGGGGTACCCCCACTCCTCACTGTGGCACAAGACACTGCTGAATCTCAGAttcagccccagcccccacccttccACTGTGCTGAGAAACCCCGCCTCACCTTAGCACCATCtgttctctcccaccccctccccaccagatGCACTATGGCTCCCACCCTTTGGTGCTCTGTGAGCCACCCAacaacgccccccccccaacacacacacacacacacaccctacacgAAGCCCTTGAGGCCCCCAACAGCCCGTCCAGCTCAGCCCTGCAAGGCCTGGGTAGGGCCAAGGCCTGGGAGCGGTGGCCCTCTGCCAGGACTGGAGACTGAATGGCCAGTGGGGGTAATGAGGAGGGCTCCAAGTGTGGTCCAGTCTGCAGCTGCTGCCAGAACTGACATGGGCATTTCCAGAAAGCCCCCAACTATCCACTGCCCAGCTAGTCCTCAAATTCCCCACTTGGCCGCTGGCTACTTGCTACTCTGGAGGGAGGGTGTACAAAAAGAGGGGCGGTGCTGTCCAGGCAGATGCCCCTGCAGGAACGTGGCTGGCCTGGTCCACCAAGGCAGGTGGGGAATGGAGACAAGGGTGGGCAGGAAGTGGAGAGAGCAGGCGAGGACTCCCCACCACAAGGCCCCGAAAGCTTCTCGAAAAACGGAACCAGCTTGAGCACAGCTGATTCACCCTGTGGCCACCATCAACCGACTACCAGGCCTCATGTTCCCGCTGACCTGTTGACCCACCCTTAGCCCCATCCCTGAACCGAGGGGGCATTAGGgggcctgggagctggggagcTGAGCCACCACGGGGCCTTCCAGGGTGGCCAGCCACCTGCCTTGCAGAGGAAGCTTCAGCCTTGTGGCAGCCCCGGGGAACAGCACAGCAGGAAGAGCAGGGCTCCTGGCAGGGCCAGGAGTCAGAACCCCCAGCGGCGGCTCCCTTGAACCATCCCCCTGTCACCCTGTCAGTTCACTCTGCgggcatgtacacacacacacacacacacacacacacacacacacacacacagaggcatggCTTCTGAGTGCTCAGCTTTATTGAGGGCAAGGGAGACTACAGGGGAGCCCCGGGTGCCTGGGGATAAGGCCTGGAATCGGCCTGGAAGGGCAGTGGCCCAGTGGACAGCCAGGGACAGCGTTTCCACGACCTGTGCAGAGAGGTCAGAGGACAGAAGTGAGTGCAGGTCCAGTGAGCAGTCAGGCCTCACCCGGGAGTGCAGGGACCATCCCGAAGGCCTGAGGGTCTGcgctgggggatgggggtgtaCCTGGGTTTATTTGAAAGTGTGACTCTCAGCGCCACCCCGCCCAAAGCCTGCAGAGAAAAGAGTAGGCAGGTTaccaggttgggggggggggggggaggtgctggggaggctggggggaggcGGAAGGCAGCTCAGGGGCCATGCGTAGGAAGCGTACCTTTGGGCCCGAACATGGCGGCGTAGCAGGGGTGGTTGCAGTAGGGCTTGCCTTCATGCTGCAAAAACAAGGGCCATGAGGGGCTGTCACCCCTCACCCTGCGCCCGCCACTGCCCTCCGGGCCCCACCTACCTCAGCGTGGCCCCCCGATGTCAGCGTCTTTCCGCATTTCTCACACTTCAGGCAAGGCCG includes the following:
- the LOC125909086 gene encoding cysteine-rich protein 1; protein product: MPKCPKCDKEVYFAERVTSLGKDWHRPCLKCEKCGKTLTSGGHAEHEGKPYCNHPCYAAMFGPKGFGRGGAESHTFK